tagttTACTAATCTGAGTCATACCCACCGCTGTAATTATCGAACAATGACATTGGGCTCTAAAATCAAGTTGGAGTTCGATACAATTTGATAGGGCTTCTTTTCCGAAACCAACACTGTTCATTTTAAAGCTGAGCATTGCAGGAGACATAAATTGAGATTTCTACAATGCCgaactctttcttttctgatttctttctcGGAAGATGTTTATCCTTCTCACTGAAACTGATAACAGGCCGAACTCGTCTTACACCTGCAGCAAGATGGTGAGCGACCGCATGTGAATTGGAGCACCGATACCGTGGACAACGAAAATatgggaaagaagaaaagtaaatgCTGTTGTatttataagaagaaaaaagcgtgggatgatgatgatgacagCAGTGATGATTCGGTAAGTGCATTCTCTGTGTAATTTTCACGATTTCGCTCTTCACCATTGTACATCTAAGACTTTCACAGGATTGTGAGACCGGCAACTGTCGTGGTCatgtagaaaagaagaaggaaggtCATAGTCCTCCCTCTGGTGGTGATGGTGCGGAACCTTGTCATTAAAACATTCCTTCATATTCTGCTACTAATTTCTAATAGATGCGCTCATTTCACTCATCCTTtgtatattttaaatattcgTTTCGATGTTCATATGTTTTATAATACACTCTGAAAGAAGGATCACCGCCGCATTCCGAAAACCTCACTGTTTAAGTATTTTTGGTATAGTATTTGTTTCCGACTAGCTCTACCATAGTTCATTGTTCTCTCTAACTCCTCGTTTTTTTGGTcgttttggtaatttttccCTATAAAGATGAATTTAAACGAAATTTAATTTACCATCCTCCCTGATAGCATACATGCTAATGTGCTTTTGTTAGAGGATTGAGGTTTGATGATTACCACATTGTTGCGGAATTCTGTGCTCTGTTGCTGTGGTTCTTCTCTTTGATTAGTAATGTATATATGAGATAAAGAAAATAGCTGTGCAAGAATGAAGCACAATGGACAGTTAATACGAAATCAGTGAATGATCAATTTACCCCTTgttcagttaaaggcatcaccccacgattctgaggtggtacggatttcaggtggagtattcgtatacgggatcgtagattcaGAAGAGGGCGGTGATTAagtccatttgttcctaattgcggtaaaaaaacggcacggaagataacagcttcgggcgttcaggcgcgctattctctacaagaggttcgaaaggagcgcgccagcattgtgcatgcgccgcatcttccgggccgttttttacgccaattagcaagaaatggacggaatcacccacctctccataatctactataccgtatacgaatactccatctgaaatccgcaccacctcagattcgtggtatgctgcctttgacaTAGACTATTATTTCGATCACAATGACACTTGCCGACAATGACAATTTcgatcataggtgcgatagggaggagccgatGCTCCTCAGGTGAGACCAGTCTGGCTCATGAGGTGCAACTCAAGTGCTTCCCtcgaggatcccttcgccaacttttcaaaagtgaaggtggTCGGAGCATCGGtttcgactatcgcatgtatcaTTTGGATGGTGGTAAGCTGGTTGGCAAATGTGGCAGTGTTATCAATGGACCTGCATTCTACATAGTATATGTTCTTCCTGGAGAAAATGACGTGCACAAATAACATCGTCTGTACGCGACAATTCTATGGAAATTATGAACCATTGGCAAATACTTCTGCCAGGACATCTACTGGAGAGTGGCTGTTGAACCCGCTCCATGCTCTATCTCTGTTGAGACGTAAAATACTGATACAGTTCTTCTCCTACCTTCCCTCCTTCCCCCTCTCCCCCGTATTTTATATGATTTGTGTGGACTACAAAATTGAAGTGCTCAAGGGCTTTTTTGAACACTCccgtttgttttgttttgaatttactGCATATACATTTCATAGCAGTGCagagattatttatttattcattgctGGAAGGTATACTTGCATCAGAGTATGTGTGACAAAAACTGCAATATTTTATTCAACGATCAATTTCATAAATGTTACGGATAGTAACATCGTTTCCGTTCGGTTTTTCCGTCGAAACTGTCATCCAGAAAATCTGTAAATTTTTATAAGGGTCGGTCACGGCACTACAGATGTTTGAGCCATCTCCAGTTGACCTTTCAATTGGTCCGTCCGTGTTCCGAACAAACAATCAtctttattcgtttattcAATCGAGATATTTGAAGACGTCGGTCTTCGGAAAGTGTATGCCGTCAGTTCTGCTGGAGTCTGTTATTTACGTGTTTTTATATAATTGgtctctttaaaggcatcactccaggaatctgaggtgtgcagatttcaggtggagtattcttgtaagggatggtagattatggggaggagagtgattccatccatttcttcctaattgccataaaaaacggcccggaagatgcggcgcgtgcacaaggctggcgcgctccagtcaaactccttAGAGAAATTAGTGCgtcagaacgcccgaagccgaaatccgtaccacctcagattcgttgggtgatgcttttaatggTGATAGATAGCAGAAACGTTGTTAGCGTGTCGCGCACTGCTTGAGTTGCTTCAGTTCTTCTTTATCTTAAGACGTCAGCATGACATCCTTGGCGAAGAGTAGTGTTCATGGCACTGCTTCAGAAGCAACCTAATCCTGATGTAGGCCGACGAAGACGGAGAATTCCGGCGACGTGTCGGCAGCCATTTTCACTCAACTTTTTGGTTCAGTGCAGAGGATCTGGATCTATCTGATCAGCTATTATGGGACTGCATATTGTTGTGAAGCTTACCAGATGACTTTATGCAGAGCGCGATCATTTTCTCTTCGTAAGCCGTGGAATGCGAGATGCAGAGGTTTTTGTTTCTCGAGATGCTTCTCATTTAGCGTTGATGGCATTGGTGGTGGCGCAGATGGTAGTGATAGCACTAGTTAGTGGTCAGATAGGCAATGTTTCAAATTCCGCGTCCAGAAATCTTTATTCGGGGAGACGCCAATCGAATCCACATGTAATTCCAGCACTAGATTGACTTAGTTCACCTATTCTCGGATAGGCGTTGCCGTGCTTCGTTTCCAGTCCATaggcattttcttcttttgtcacTTCGGTTCAGGGACTGTGTTAGTCATTTTCCAGGATTCCAATCACCTTACCTCCTCAGCCTGATAGTCTTTACCTGTCGCCTTTCCTGGCTTCATCGTTCCAAGGCCGATTCATATTCATCAGTCGTTATCTGCTGAACTGGCTGTTTGTAAGTAGGCCTAGAAGGATTGACGGATGGGGAAATTTTTCTGCTGAGACGCTCTTGAAGTACTTACCCCATTGGTCTAGCATCTTGTTTTGGTCCGTTCGAGGGGTCCATTCTCGTCGTTGGCGCCGCTCAACGCTCGACATCCTCAGCCTGGCGGTGGAATTTTCTCGACATCATCAGTCTGATATCTTGACAGTTAGTTGATAAGATGTTCGCCATGGCCTGTCTTGAGCCTCTTATAGATGTCATCATAGGGGCAGCCTTTGTTGCGGCCACCGCTTTCTTTGCATCCTTTCTCCCACTCTTGTGATTTTGCCGGTCATCCGGCGTTTTATTTGTGAGAAAGGCGTGATAGAATCACTTTTCCTTACTGACTTTGGTTTTTGCTTTCCCTGTCCATAGCTACGTCTGTTTCTTTATCGCGTTGGTCAACCTGTGTTGTACCGAGTACCTCGCTAACTGCTTCGATCCTACTACGACTTGTAAGCTGTCAAGTATCTCGGCAGATAGCAGTTGGATGTATGGATAAGAGTACGGTGCCGCGTTGTGCCTTTTCGCAAGCCATGACTTTTGTGTTATTGACAAGCTTCTGATCGTTGTGTCTTATTAACATGATTTCAGTTTCCATCCTACCGTTGTCGTTGTAGTGGGTGACAAGGTGGAGTTGTCCTGAAACCTTTTCTTTGCGATGACGAGTTTCTTGGAATCGGATAGCTTCAGAATGCGTTCGCCATCTTATCTCCGCGTTCCGTAGTAGAAACCGCTAAAACATCTATGGCAGCCCTTCATTGCTCCTACTCCTCCTACAACTTGTCTGTACTTATCTCGTctctaaaataaaacatagacTAATCATAATATTTCTTTAAGGTTATAATTGCTGTAAACTTTCGTGCTAAGGTAGAAAGATTAGAGGCTTTAATTTTGTGTGTTGGAAAAGTCGGAGAGAAAGACAAGGAAGGgttgatttttctgctttttttccctttattttctGAAGTTGTCGTAGAAGTATTCCTAATAGAACTTAACTAAGTTcttcatttcagttttttggGCTTCAATACTCCAGCTTATAAACAAGAAGTAAAGGTTTCATTAAATATTCATTACAAGCTAAGCGGGCCACCCAAACAAAGTGACTTTCAGCAGATACCGAACAGTGTCATTGCGGATCCGCTTCCGACAACTCTTGCTGACCGTCATTTGCATCCTGACACTCCTCAGCctcatcttcttcatcttcggAGCCTCCTTCAAATGCGGAATCATCTGAGAGGTCGTCTTTCTGAACTGTTGACCAGGGGTAGATCGATGTTCGCCGCCTCTGGTCTAAACAAGAGCAAATTATATGTGGGTCCTTTTCTAAGCACAGTTAACTATGATATGGATACCGTACCACGTTtgacttaaagacatcattacacgaatctggggtggtgcagatttcagatggagatttcctatacggggtcgtagattatggaaaggagggtgattccgtccatttctccctaattgccgtaaaaagtgGCCGGAacgatgcggcgcatgcacaaggctgacgcgctccaatcgaactcgttgtagaaaatagcgcaccggaaagCTCTAGGCCGTatcttcgggccgttttttacagctattaggaagaaatagacggaatcacccctctctctctaatctacgattccgtatggggataacccacctaaaacccgcacaccctagattcgtggggtgacgcttTTAAAGTGATGGAGTTTCTTTCGTGCGAAcagttttgttctgtttttttttatggaggGAGTTAAGCCGAATCTATTTGGACACCAGACTGGAACCAGCGGTGCATGGTGCTTTTGCCATGGATCGCTACTGAGGATTTTATAAGAACTGCTACTACATATTTCAGACCCATCATTGATCATCCTTACATCCCAACTATATCACTTTTATGAGTGGTATGACTGCCGATCAAACGTGCGGGTTGATCCGTAATATAACTGCTATATTTGGGACAAAACGAAGCAAGGTGCGGTTGCTCAAGCGGATGCGCCTGAAAGGGTGTggtggagcgtggcggttaggatcaagaggggacccttgctggtaCCAtgcattgctgcagtttgccagggtcccacctcggttctgCCTTCTGCCCTCCAACTGCTGCCTGTATCGCactgtttcgagcgcgtacgcaaatgcaccgcaactacactcgtgattcatgtcgatTTGACCCGAATATTGTTGTGTGGATTTGCGGGAACCATCATGAGAATATTCTTGAAGACTCAGACACAAAGGACCCAAGAAAAAGTGTTCCTGACAAACCTCCTTTATCAATGGCTTCTTTTAGTTGAGCTGTTGAGTGCTTTTCTGGACTTAGCACCTTTGCTACTACGCGCAGCATTCGAGGAGTACCAAGACCAGAAAGACGGCACGTCTCTTCAAGTCCTCGTTCCTCCACTGCCGTTGTATCGGCCTTCTTGtcatttttcagcatttgtctggaaaggaaagagaactACATTACGAACGATTAATCCAGAATAGGGTCATTTCGTAGACTTACGCTGCTTTTCGTTTGAGTAGAATTTGCGCTTGAGGATAGTACTTGATGACGTCATTCAAGTCTTCTTTAGCCAAAACGAAAAGAGTCGCGTATCCTTTCGCTCTAATAGAGGCCGTTCTCCGATTATTGCCACCGATAGCTAACAAACTATAAAATGTAAGCGTAGTTAGGTGCACTCCCCAAATCCCTGAAGTCGTCCAtgtttttttgtgatatttttttcttctcatagatgatttttcttcataattttctgCTTCACACATTAGGCTATTCATTCcattatgaaaatgaaaaagagtgCATTCTGAACGGAGGAAATTGCTGAGATAGAGTTCAACGTAAGAGATTTTCCGAGAAGAAGTTCGTAGAGAGTTGCAGGTATTTGTTTGATGCCATAGATAGGATAATGGAAGTTGGACGTGTTCTTTGCATATCTTTTTCCccaattctgattttttgtaGTTTGGAATTCGCAAGGTGTTCTGGTCCGGGAGCTGCTAACGGATCATCAGGCAATGATCACCAGTCTCTGCATGTAGCACCCTAGCCGGTGACCGATGCAGTCTACGAAAAAACGCCCGAAACGCTTCGAAGTTGCACGGAGAACGAGAAAAATCACATCCAAAAGAGTGAAGTGGTTGTTTCTGGGAGGCCTGGGCTGGACAACCGTGCCACGCCCTTCCTACTGCCCAGGATCTTTGCCCCATCCGCTTATCACCTGTTCCGGGTCCGGAAGCAGCATCTGcgcggaaaaaaatctcaaaaactcAAACGTACGACTTTTTACCGACGCAGCCCCTCTCCTTCAGGAAGAGCGGAATTGAGACTTCGCCCATTAACTGGCTAGATGGTAATTACATTGTGGATACTTGATTTGcactaataaattttttttttttaaatttcacttCAATACCGGAAAAAAGATATGTAAATACACAGTAATTAATAAGCGTCACGTATTGTCATTGCGAGAACGCattattttttggaagttaCTTTGGATTGTATTACTACATAACTCGTAATTATCTGAAATTAAACTTTGAAGGCGTTTGTTGTGGCAGATCACGTATGAAGCGCTCAAGAGTGTCGAAGGTGTCCCCGTactgaacattttttaaaatctggaTAATGAGGGGGAATATATTTGTAATAAGGGATAAAAGAGGATAAAGTTaatcgttaatcaatccgcttgggatgcgccaacgcgttcacttcaattcagaatcgtttgaggtttgcgaacgtgtaactggcctatacaatgagttgcgagggctagccgatgtcctcagtcagtgtttttatcctcccagacaagtctgctaccaatttatcgaccccagagggatgaaaggcttggtgagcactagggcggattcgaacctccgatcgatcgtgcaggaagcggaacctttaaccgctacactgtCCTCATTAGTATGAAGTCTAAGATTCCAAAATTGATATTCTAGCTCAGACCCGTGAAGTATTTTAGATTCTCGTGGTCACGGGCTTCTCATCATCTAACAGTCGAATCGCAGAGCTTCGGGAAAAAATCACagatcgtaaaaaaaaagctcgcgATCTTTTTCCTCTCTACATGTATGCGGTTTCAGGACAGATGCATAGTGGTCTTCTGCTGCTCTAACTCTGTTTATTGGTCGGAAGATGTTGTTTCGTTCTGATCAGTTGGATTACCTGATTTCGCCAAATACAGATCCTTGAGTTAACTCTGCAAACACGGTCTTATTGTTTTCTCCACCCACAACTTGGAGGACGCCTTGGTTGACTATATACATTTCCTTCCCTACGTCTCCCTGAAACTGTGTATGTTAGTGATTTTTCGaggttaaagacatcaccccacgaatcttaggtggtacggatttcaggtggagtattcgtatgcgggatagtagattatggagagggggtgattctgtccatttcttcctaattgccgtaaaaaacggtccggaagatgcggcgcgtgcacaaggctggcgcgctccaatcgaactccttgtggaaaatagcgcgccggaacgcccgaagccgtattttccagaccgttttttacggcaagtaCGAAaaagatggacggaatcacccc
The Necator americanus strain Aroian chromosome I, whole genome shotgun sequence genome window above contains:
- a CDS encoding hypothetical protein (NECATOR_CHRI.G3250.T2); this encodes MLLPDPEQVISGWGKDPGHLLAIGGNNRRTASIRAKGYATLFVLAKEDLNDVIKYYPQAQILLKRKAAQMLKNDKKADTTAVEERGLEETCRLSGLGTPRMLRVVAKVLSPEKHSTAQLKEAIDKGDQRRRTSIYPWSTVQKDDLSDDSAFEGGSEDEEDEAEECQDANDGQQELSEADPQ
- a CDS encoding hypothetical protein (NECATOR_CHRI.G3250.T1), whose translation is MANILSTNCQDIRLMMSRKFHRQAEDVERWAAPTTEMDPPDGPKQDARPMGLLAIGGNNRRTASIRAKGYATLFVLAKEDLNDVIKYYPQAQILLKRKAAQMLKNDKKADTTAVEERGLEETCRLSGLGTPRMLRVVAKVLSPEKHSTAQLKEAIDKGDQRRRTSIYPWSTVQKDDLSDDSAFEGGSEDEEDEAEECQDANDGQQELSEADPQ
- a CDS encoding hypothetical protein (NECATOR_CHRI.G3249.T1); translated protein: MSCTRTEPVTTTETVTGDQAELVLHLQQDGERPHVNWSTDTVDNENMGKKKSKCCCIYKKKKAWDDDDDSSDDSDCETGNCRGHVEKKKEGHSPPSGGDGAEPCH